The Elephas maximus indicus isolate mEleMax1 chromosome 11, mEleMax1 primary haplotype, whole genome shotgun sequence genome contains the following window.
gtcagcagttcaaatccactggttccaatccttggaaaccctatggggcagttctactctgtcttacagggccactatgagtcagtatcaacttgacagcaacaggttttaacattaaaataaaattgtcatATGGGAAACTTTTAAATCTGTCACCCTTCCCCTGGGACTCTTAAGATAGAAATGGCTATGAAAGGCCACAGGTTTACATGTCAGTTTTTCATCTTCTCTCCTTATTCCCCTAATTTGGTAGAATATCTCTATTAAGGCCTTGAGCACTGCTGTGCAAGAGAACTTTCCGCAGTGGTGGAACTGTTCtatatctgcactgtccaatatggcagtCACTAGCCGCATCAAGCTATTGAGCATTTAAGTGTGGCTACTGTAAACTGAGGAATGGAATTGTTAATTATagttaatttaaatagccacacctggctaaaaaaacccaaaccctactctgtcatacggggttgctgtgagttggaattgactcaatggcatacgACAACAACAGTAAAGAAAGGTCTAGTAAAGAATGTAAATGTCTGTGTTTGTGGACAGTAAAAAATGTTGGTAATGTAGCTTTTCTGGTGTACAAAAAGGGTCATCAGTGAGTCTAGTCTTAGTCTCTATGGAATATCAAAGGCAACAAAACTCCAGGAGCAAGTGAGTATCAGAAGTGTCGCCTGCCCCCTTGTGGGGATTGTCATGGTAAGGAGGAGGGGATGATACTTGGAGGACTTATAAAATCTTTGTGAAAATTGGTCTTGCTAAGACACCTTTGCAACAGACCATTGCCTGATTTCTCTACAAGATAATTGACTTGTGTGCCAATAAAGTCTCCCAAGATTctgcttcctcttttacactTTGAAGTAACCTCTGACCCTAGAAACCACGGCTGCAGGGTGATGGAGCCTGGGAACAGTGACAACACCACTTTGTTtaattttctataattttctgtAGGAGTCTGTAGATGCGCATGTGCTATCATCATTTTTTAGgtggaagaagggaggaaaacagatttgcccaattctgATAAAACAAAACTCACATGGTGCCATAGCCTTTAGAAAGAAAGTAGTACAACTGTCtagagatggtggaaaagaaaTATTGGTGTCAACACACTCACTGAAAAGATGACAAAAcagaggagccaaaaacaaatggtgaaaatgactttttttatGAGGGAAAGGTAGACATTAATGTCTAAAATTGTTGTTTTTTCAATCCAGAACTATCTGTATAAGCAAATCACTTGGAGATGTAAAGGTTACTTCCCTGAAGAAAAAGTCAAGACTTAAAAGAGGGGCCCAGTGAGGAGCCCAGCTGGGGTGGGAGTGTGGGGCTGAGGACTACTGACTTCCATTCTAAACTTTTCTAAGCCATTCGGTATCTCTAATCTTGCACATAAAttagtttgattttttaaaaaagaggaagaagagcacAGTACAAGGCAGAACCTACCGAAGATGAAGTTGTCTGGTCGGAAGAGCTGACCGAAAGGGCCGGACCTCACACTGTCCATAGTTCCCGGCTCCAAGTCCACAAGGATGGCCCTGGGCACGTACTTCTGAGCTGGAGGAGAATAAAAATCACCccacaagggttaggtttacatttcTAGAATCCTCCGCATGGCAACTTCCCCATATCAAGTCCCACCAGCCCGGAAGGTGTAAACTAGGGTCCTTCAGGGAGGCACTGTGACTCCTCAGAATCACAGCCTTTTAACACCATGACAGACCCTGGAGAACACCAGCCTGCTCCtgaatttttcagatgaggaaaccagcCCAGGTACAGATGGGGTTTTGGGAAGAAAAATGAGAGAGCAGGTCTCCTCACTTTCTGCCTAGTCTAGCTTCCAGTTAACTGGGACACCTCCTTACTGTTGGAGAGCTTTACTTTTTCACTTCCATGGAAATAAACCCTGTGTGTTGCAGTTTGCAGTGACATTCTTTTGGCACCTCCCTCATGCACACACCTACCTGCACCAAAGGTACAGCCTGACTGAGCACCTGTACAGGCATCATTCCACTGTCTCTGTCTCCCGCAGAGACAGTCATTTAGGAGTAAGTAAGCCACTTATTTCATTTGTAAGCTACTTTCAGGCCAAGTGGGCAAGAAATTGTTCCCAGCCATCCAGTGAGGATGGAATTAAATTCGATCCCACCCTGCTGTGGAGTGAGAAGGGTGTGGCCAAGCCGGACAGGAGGGTTAAGGGGCTCTTTGTAGAGAATCTAAACATGTCATCTTCTATCCCCTGGTGCTCCACCAGCCTTTTTGTCTGCAAAGGCCCAGAGAAGTCATCTAAGAGAGTGCTTTACAAACTTCTAACCAAGAACCCCCAGGAAGAGGTACATTGTAAAGTGAAACAAAAATACGTGTTGAAATCTGCAGTTCTCGCTAAGGATCCTCAAGAAGCATTCTGATTTATTCTGAAGCTTTGTTtcattccatttctttaaaaaaaaaaatgctggacaAGACCCACTAAACTGATTTCTCAACCCGAAGGAGTTATGAGTCGGAgttatgactcgatggcactgggttctggttaAGGAGTTGTCAGATTCCAGAGCTCAGACCAGCGGGATAGGCCGAATCCCTCTGTTTGAAACAAACTGACGAAGGATTTCCCGCCCCGAGGGGAGCGAGGGAGGAGCCGCGGCCCGCCTAGGAGCCGGGTGAACTTTCCTCTGCGCGCACTTCCCCCGCGCGGGGCAGGGGCCGGGCGGGTCCCGCCGCGCTACTCACAGGATGACTCATTGTAGTAGACGCTGATTCTCTCCAGCTGCAGCGCCGAGTCACCCACATAGCCTCCGGCCGGGTCGATGCCGTGTTCATCGCTGATCACTTCCCAAAACTAGAGCAGGACGGAGGGCGCAGGGACAAGCTGTCAGATCTCGGGGCCCCCAGCGGTAACCCTCTCGAGCTGGCGGCGCGCGGGGAAAGGGTCCGGGGGCCTGGGATGGAGTACTCTGGGTTCCCAGGGTGCCGGGAGCCCCAGGGCTGGGGAACTGCGGGGAGGGGACTGGAGGCTGGACCGGGAGATTGGGGGCGCCGGGCCGGGTCGTGGGGGGACGCAGCAGCCGAACTCGCGGCGCGGCTGAGCGGGCGGCGCTGCTCCAGGCTTTGGGAGGAGTGAGAGTCAAGGGGTCCCGGGCTGGCTGCCCCCTCCCCCGCCGCGCCCCCGCTCGCGTTCTCGGGGCGGCCGCGCCGCCGAGCAGGGTTCCAAGTGCGGGCGCACACACCGGCGTCTGAACCCCGGGCGGGCTGTGCCGTCCCCCGCCGAGGCGCGTCCAGCCGGGAGACTCCGGGTCCAGCCCCGCTCCCCAGAGCGCAGTGAAGGGAAGCGGCCCGTCCCGGGGCCCACCTTAGTGCCGATCTGATTTCCGCACTGCCCCGCCTGGATGTGCACGATCTCCCTCATCGCGGACAGCGCGCTGGCTGCGGGCTCCAGAGGCGGCCGGGCTCTCGGGACGACGGCGGCGTCTGCGGTCCAGCTCTCCCGACACTGACCGCCCGGCGCGCCGCCGGCCACCCTCCCACCCCGGCCGCGCCGGACCAATGGCCGCCCCCTCGCCCCGGGCCCCGCCCCGCCGCCGCCGGATACGCCCTTCCCTGCGCGCCCCGGCCGGGCCCGGCCAGCCCCCTCCCCGGGCTCACCCTCCCTCCCCGGGCGCTCAGATCCTGAGCCCCACTAGGAGGGTGCTTGGGCGGTGGGACCCGAAAGCGGGAGTCTCCGGAGCAGCGGAGGGAGTCCTGTCGGGGAAGCCGAGCAGGGAAAGCAGCCGGTCCCTGGAGCATCCCCCTGAGCAGGGCAGCGGCGGGAGTCAGGGTGGGAAGCCTGCCCGTGccggaagagaggaagggaagacGGCTCCCGGCGCCCACCCGCACTGCCGCCCCACCCCCCAGTGAGACTGGTGACGCGGAGGGGTCGGGAACCGGGGGCCGTCTGGGTGAACTCCGCCCCGAGGCGCGGGAGCGCAGCGCCACGCCGGGCCGGGGCTTCCTGCGGACCCGGGCCCCGCGCCCCGCCGGGCCCCGCGTCCTCTACCCGGCTGCTGCGCTCCCGTCCCTGCCCCGCCTTCGGATTCAAATCCAGGGGGCAGACGGGCTTTGAGACATGAAAGTGGACTTTGTCAGGTTGTCTGTCTCTGACCCCTGCCCCGACTTAATCCTGGGCGTCTGTTCCGGTTCCCTCACCCTCCTGCCTCTCTTTTCGGGGAATACAAGCGCCGGTCCATTCGACGACTGCGGGGATTTAGTGAACGAACACTGGGTCTGCTGCCCTCGCCTGTCTTCCTGCCCTACAGTTTCCCAGTTGGGAGGGGGTATGGATGTGCGGGTAAGTGCAGGGCTTGAGGTGAGAAGGAGCCGGGGCCTGGAAGGAAAGCACGTCTACCTTCCTGCTGGTCCCAGCGTCCAGCGTCCGCTTTCTGCAGACTGAGGCAAGCGTTCCCGGACGTGAGGACGGTTACGGAAAGCGTCCCTCCGTGTTTCTCCAACAAAATGGTTCCCGATCTCTCTCCACAGCCCTGACCTCCCATTTCCAGCTGGACATCATACCCTGTTAAACTGTTCCCGATCAGCTTCTCCAACCAGTCCCGACTTGGGGGGCGCTGGGCCCCAGGGCTCTCCAGGTTCTGCCCCACCCTCCTGCTCAGTTGCCCTTTCTCCATTCTGGGGGCTGTTTGCCCCTCACAGCCAGGGCTCTGCCTCTGCCTGCCCTCCCACACCATGCCGGTCCGAGATGCTCTCTAAATCGACTAAGTCAAGGTTACTTCTTGGCATGCATTAGGTCCTCTTCTGGGCCAATCTAGTGTACAGGAAAGGAATGACCACAGGATGGTGAGCCAGGCTGACTCAATTTTTAATTCTGGCTCTTTCCAGTTAGCCCTGTTAACTCAAATGCCCTGGCCTTCGGTTTACTCGTCTATACAGTCAAAGGGCTGTCCTAGGTGACAACCAAGAGCCTTTCAAGCTCTTCTGCGGCTCTGTGGCACCTTCGATGCCGCATGTGCATCCAGCAAAGACTACTGCATGCGTCCCCCCGTGAACACTCGTGGTAGGGAGGACCCAGATCCGGCGCTGCGGACCAGCGACAGAGCATCGGCAGCGGCCCCTCCAGGCCAAGCGGGAATGTCGGCTACTGAGGGGGCGATTGCGCGGGAGATTGAGGGAGCGACTATGCTCTGTGATTTGCACCAGCGGTTTCTTTTCAGATATATGAAAACTTTGGGGGAAATCCTAaattagatgtgtgtgtgtggttggatGGGAATGGAAGACTTTAAAAACATTTCCTCTggagttttaaaaatgtttatatatatatatatttttttaaatcactggagTCCTGCCTCCACTCTATGGCAATGCTACTCCTGGTTGTTCTTGTAGGTCCTCACATCTGTCCACTACACACAGCTGCCCTCCCAGTGTCTCAGGTAAGGAGGCCACAGCCTGGCCCCACGTCCTACCTGTCACCCATTATGGAGCCTGAAATTACCTGGCTGCCCTTTTCTGAGTGTTCAGCCCCTTCTTTAGGTTGTTTGTTGCGTTTACGTGCTTTAATTATTGACTCCAAGTAAACCCTGTCGGAATCGGTCTGGGTGGTGCTGGAGTCTCCTGCGTGGGGGAGCTGGGCAAAGGGAGTGTCTCTGGCAGTTCCTTGGGAAAGCTTTTCCTTCAACTTTGGCCCCCCTCCCTAAGATAGTAAGCCCTTAAGCAGTTTAAAGAGAAGTGTCTACTTTCCAAGCTTCAATGCCTTACTGACAGCACCTTTTCAAGTGCTGGTCCTCTGGTTGGCATTTGAGTCTGAGATATTCCAATCTTGGTATATAGAGTAGGTCTGAGTGTGGCTTCAGGAACTCAGTTATAATCCTGCATTCAGTAGGGTCAGAGCTGATTGACACAGGTCCCTGGTATACTCTCTGTAGACCAGCACCTCAGCCCAAAATCCACACTACATTGTGTggacaatcacatgatactgggaatcatggcctagccaaattggaacacatttttgggggacatgattcaatccatgacagatagcaACAAGGTGGACCTCCCTGGGTGTCTGTTCAGAGCATGATAGCCCCTCCCCCAATCAGTAACTGTTGGCTGCTGGACTGATATGAACACCTACAGAAGTGGAGCCAGGAGGTGGGTCACCTAAGTGAAGATTGCTCCCCCAACCACCATAGATCTCTCAGAGGTCCTTCTGGGGAATGCCAACCTCTCTTCCTCCTGAAACAGGGGAAAGTCTGCCTGTGCTTtccctgaatgccagctcagatatGTGCAGCCCCCACCGAAAAGGGAAGGAAACCTAAGGCAAAACTGAAGGGCAAtacctaatgaaaaaaaaaggaagactataATACAGCAATGTTAAAATAATTGAAGACttaagggaataaaaaaataaaagaaataaggaaagcaatgtaagaaaaaaatgaggaccttaaaaaaaagataaatcaaaCAGAAATATTGCAATTGAAAGGATCAATAACTGAAAGGAGAAGTACATGGAAGGATTTACCAACATATTTaatcagaagaaagaatcagtgagttAGAGAATAAGATACTCAAAATTACAGAggctgaagagcaacaagaacagAGGATCAAAaaggctgagcacagtttaataGAATTATGGGACAGCATAAAGAGACCTAATATATGCATCATGGGAAATCCAAAAGGAGACgagaaagaaagggacaaaagaatatttgaaaaaataatgacaaagaaatttcccagttttttttttttttaaatgaagaacatGAATTTACAAATTCAAGAACCTCAAAGAACCCCaggcaggataaacccaaagagatctacactgAGACACATCACAGTTTGGCTACCAAAAAGTAAGGATAAAGAAAGTATCCTGAAAACAGTGAGAaagaagcaaacagtcacatacaaaggatccccAATAATATTAAGTGcggatttctcctcagaaacattggaggcTAGAGGCTatgaaatgatatatttaaagtgctgaaaggaaaaaaaaaaaaaaaaaaccaactgtcaaccaaga
Protein-coding sequences here:
- the LOC126085969 gene encoding uncharacterized protein LOC126085969, translated to MAAPSPRAPPRRRRIRPSLRAPAGPGQPPPRAHPPSPGAQILSPTRRVLGRWDPKAGVSGAAEGVLSGKPSRESSRSLEHPPEQGSGGSQGGKPARAGREEGKTAPGAHPHCRPTPHAGPFDDCGDLVNEHWVCCPRLSSCPTVSQLGGGMDVRVSAGLEVRRSRGLEGKHVYLPAGPSVQRPLSAD